The following coding sequences are from one Cydia splendana chromosome 15, ilCydSple1.2, whole genome shotgun sequence window:
- the LOC134797226 gene encoding brachyurin-like, with product MKLLVALALVGLVGSALAEEFVAPIEVDYHNKIGIPEAARIKAAEDALDFDGGRIVGGAAAALGQYPYLGGLVITLTTGATSVCGSSLISNTRAVTAAHCWQSSGGSARSFTVVLGSTLLFSGGTRVTTSDVSMHASYNMWTLVNDVAIIRFGWVNYSNTIRNIPLASGTNQFVGTWAWAAGFGRTSDTAAIGNNQFLSHVQVQVINNAVCQQTYGTATVQASTICVATTGGRGTCGGDSGGPLVANNQLIGITSFGHVSGCQRNFPAGFARVSVFNAWISSQL from the exons ATGAAACTGCTGGTTGCTTTGGCTTTGGTGGGTCTCGTGGGCTCGGCGCTAGCCGAGGAGTTTGTGGCGCCCATCGAGGTGGACTACCACAACAAGATCGGTATCCCCGAGGCTGCCCGCATCAAGGCCGCTGAGGACGCCCTTGACTTCGATGGAGGCAGGATCGTGGGAGGCGCTGCTGCCGCGCTCGGACAATACCCTTACCTT GGGGGTCTGGTTATCACCCTGACCACCGGCGCAACCTCTGTTTGCGGCTCCTCTCTCATTTCCAACACCCGCGCCGTCACCGCCGCCCATTGCTGGCAGTCCAGCGGCGGTTCGGCCCGCTCCTTCACCGTGGTCCTTGGATCCACCCTGCTCTTCTCCGGCGGCACCAGAGTCACCACCAGCGATGTCTCGATGCACGCCAGCTATAATATGTGGACCCTCGTTAACGATGTTGCTATCATCCGTTTCGGCTGGGTTAACTACAGca ACACCATCCGCAATATCCCTCTCGCGTCCGGAACTAACCAATTCGTCGGCACCTGGGCCTGGGCTGCTGGCTTCGGCAGAACCAGCGACA CCGCCGCCATCGGCAACAACCAGTTCCTGTCCCACGTGCAGGTACAGGTCATCAACAACGCCGTGTGCCAGCAGACCTACGGCACCGCCACCGTCCAGGCCTCCACCATCTGTGTGGCCACCACCGGCGGCCGCGGTACCTGCGGCGGCGACTCTGGCGGTCCTCTGGTCGCCAACAACCAGCTG ATCGGTATCACCTCGTTCGGACACGTCAGCGGCTGCCAGCGAAACTTCCCCGCCGGCTTCGCCCGTGTCTCGGTCTTCAACGCCTGGATCTCGTCTCAACTTTAA